Proteins encoded within one genomic window of Arachis ipaensis cultivar K30076 chromosome B08, Araip1.1, whole genome shotgun sequence:
- the LOC107611085 gene encoding uncharacterized protein LOC107611085 isoform X3 → MEEKAESSGAKPHHEIWVKPEELDVDEAGFHLCNEAGHRESNNDIGDLRTTADEGPVGENPREGMCFGTLLEARNYYHRYAAKMGFVPKIRNTNYEKHSKDKIPINQSMHCNKDGHRISQKRAPKRAKTITSVGCKARCYVRLDKSTGLWKVSKLELSHTHPLNPKPSAILENRELCQHTKDLIQRNDEVDRQPNKTFQASTMDMDRKISSLNAIHQSLLTSGTTESAGEHGSSSATPSDVIIKDETPFPVNNQTPSDVIIKDKSPIPVNIQNIPEEPSPSPLHSLPEKNRKKGKDTEAGCASEVVSDHDFGFVLKNTFDAGGFIDQYLLDSSTVEVLENIPANENISRMQRMLLKSAILCRDMERSFSDLEKLKEKLAAKEKEIAFLTAQNIELSSKTIELSSQVSRLVEEKKTLSCDLKASEKKASEFKRSLEISRDEMGILKDNYKKLGIVVLEGVTDVEKNIKQQIQLLAPNLDISKVGAYRHIVNGQIVDLLN, encoded by the exons ATGGAAGAAAAGGCAGAAAGCTCCGGAGCCAAACCCCATCATGAGATATGGGTTAAGCCTG AGGAGTTGGACGTCGATGAAGCTGGCTTCCACTTGTGTAACGAGGCTGGTCATAGGGAATCAAACAACGATATAGGAGATCTCAGAACAACCGCTGATGAG GGTCCTGTCGGTGAGAATCCTAGGGAGGGTATGTGCTTTGGCACTCTTCTTGAAGCGCGCAATTATTATCATCGTTATGCTGCAAAGATGGGTTTTGTACCAAAAATAAGGAACACAAATTATGAGAAGCACAGCAAGGATAAGATACCTATAAATCAATCCATGCATTGCAATAAAGATGGCCATCGTATATCTCAGAAAAGGGCACCCAAGAGAGCAAAAACAATCACATCTGTAGGCTGCAAAGCACGTTGTTATGTAAGGTTGGACAAGTCCACAGGTCTATGGAAAGTTTCAAAGTTAGAATTGTCTCATACACACCCGCTTAATCCGAAGCCTTCAGCCATCCTGGAGAATAGAGAGCTCTGCCAGCACACGAAAGATCTGATACAGCGTAATGATGAAGTCGATAGACAACCCAACAAGACCTTTCAGGCATCGACCA TGGATATGGATAGAAAAATTTCTAGTCTCAATGCCATTCATCAGAGTCTTCTTACCAGCGGGACTACTGAATCAGCCGGAGAACATGGATCTTCATCAGCTACTCCTTCAGATGTCATAATTAAAGATGAGACCCCATTCCCGGTTAATAATCAAACTCCTTCCGATGTCATAATTAAAGACAAGTCCCCAATCCCGGTTAATATTCAAAATATTCCTGAAGAGCCATCGCCATCACCACTTCATTCTCTTCCAGAAAAGAATAGAAAGAAAGGCAAAGATACTGAGGCAGGTTGTGCTAGTGAAGTGGTGTCCGACCATGATTTTGGTTTCGTGTTAAAGAATACTTTTGATGCAGGTGGTTTTATCGACCAGTACCTTCTGGATTCATCAACTGTGGAGGTGTTGGAAAATATTCCTGCTAATGAGAACATTAGTAGGATGCAGCGAATGCTCCTAAAATCGGCAATCTTATGTCGCGACATGGAGAGGAGCTTTTCCGATTTGGAGAAGTTGAAGGAGAAGCTTGCAGCTAAAGAAAAAGAGATAGCTTTCCTCACTGCCCAAAATATTGAGCTATCCAGTAAAACTATTGAATTGTCTTCTCAAGTGTCAAGGTTAGTAGAGGAGAAAAAGACACTATCTTGTGACCTGAAAGCTTCTGAAAAGAAGGCCTCAGAGTTCAAGAGGAGCTTGGAGATTTCTAGGGACGAAATGGGTATTTTGAAGGATAACTATAAAAAACTTGGTATAGTAGTATTGGAGGGAGTGACTGATGTTGAGAAGAATATCAAGCAGCAAATTCAGTTGTTGGCTCCTAACTTGGATATTTCTAAAGTTGGGGCTTATCGTCATATTGTAAATGGTCAAATTGTTGACCTTCTTAACTAG
- the LOC107612911 gene encoding probable glutathione S-transferase, producing MADEVTLLDFWPSPFGMRLRIALAEKGIKYEYKDEDLRNKSPLLLKMNPVHKKIPVLIHNGKPICESLIAVQYIDEVWSDRSPLLPSDPYQRAQARFWADFVDKKIYDAGRKVWTLKGEEQEAGKKEFLDALKLLEDQLGDKPYFGGDNIGYVDVSLVPFYSWFKAYETFGNINIEKECPKFIAWAKRCLQKESVSSSLPDQNKVYGFIVEMRKKFGLE from the exons ATGGCAGATGAGGTGACTCTACTGGATTTCTGGCCAAGCCCTTTTGGGATGAGGTTAAGAATAGCACTTGCTGAAAAGGGTATCAAGTATGAGTACAAAGATGAGGACTTGAGGAACAAGAGCCCTCTGTTGCTGAAAATGAACCCTGTTCATAAGAAAATCCCAGTTCTTATTCACAATGGAAAACCCATTTGTGAGTCTCTAATTGCTGTTCAATACATTGATGAAGTGTGGAGTGATAGATCTCCTTTGTTGCCTTCTGATCCTTATCAAAGAGCTCAGGCTAGGTTCTGGGCTGATTTTGTCGACAAGAAG ATTTATGATGCTGGAAGGAAGGTATGGACCCTGAAAGGAGAAGAACAAGAAGCTGGGAAGAAAGAGTTCTTGGATGCCCTTAAACTCTTGGAGGATCAACTTGGTGACAAGCCCTATTTTGGAGGTGACAACATTGGTTATGTTGATGTGTCACTTGTTCCATTCTACAGCTGGTTCAAGGCATATGAGACATTTGGCAACATCAACATAGAAAAAGAGTGTCCCAAATTCATTGCTTGGGCCAAGAGGTGTCTTCAGAAGGAAAGTGTCTCTAGTTCACTCCCTGACCAAAACAAAGTCTATGGTTTCATTGTTGAGATGAGAAAGAAGTTTGGTTTAGAGTGA
- the LOC107611085 gene encoding uncharacterized protein LOC107611085 isoform X5 gives MCFGTLLEARNYYHRYAAKMGFVPKIRNTNYEKHSKDKIPINQSMHCNKDGHRISQKRAPKRAKTITSVGCKARCYVRLDKSTGLWKVSKLELSHTHPLNPKPSAILENRELCQHTKDLIQRNDEVDRQPNKTFQASTSKCVDMDRKISSLNAIHQSLLTSGTTESAGEHGSSSATPSDVIIKDETPFPVNNQTPSDVIIKDKSPIPVNIQNIPEEPSPSPLHSLPEKNRKKGKDTEAGCASEVVSDHDFGFVLKNTFDAGGFIDQYLLDSSTVEVLENIPANENISRMQRMLLKSAILCRDMERSFSDLEKLKEKLAAKEKEIAFLTAQNIELSSKTIELSSQVSRLVEEKKTLSCDLKASEKKASEFKRSLEISRDEMGILKDNYKKLGIVVLEGVTDVEKNIKQQIQLLAPNLDISKVGAYRHIVNGQIVDLLN, from the exons ATGTGCTTTGGCACTCTTCTTGAAGCGCGCAATTATTATCATCGTTATGCTGCAAAGATGGGTTTTGTACCAAAAATAAGGAACACAAATTATGAGAAGCACAGCAAGGATAAGATACCTATAAATCAATCCATGCATTGCAATAAAGATGGCCATCGTATATCTCAGAAAAGGGCACCCAAGAGAGCAAAAACAATCACATCTGTAGGCTGCAAAGCACGTTGTTATGTAAGGTTGGACAAGTCCACAGGTCTATGGAAAGTTTCAAAGTTAGAATTGTCTCATACACACCCGCTTAATCCGAAGCCTTCAGCCATCCTGGAGAATAGAGAGCTCTGCCAGCACACGAAAGATCTGATACAGCGTAATGATGAAGTCGATAGACAACCCAACAAGACCTTTCAGGCATCGACCAGTAAGTGTG TGGATATGGATAGAAAAATTTCTAGTCTCAATGCCATTCATCAGAGTCTTCTTACCAGCGGGACTACTGAATCAGCCGGAGAACATGGATCTTCATCAGCTACTCCTTCAGATGTCATAATTAAAGATGAGACCCCATTCCCGGTTAATAATCAAACTCCTTCCGATGTCATAATTAAAGACAAGTCCCCAATCCCGGTTAATATTCAAAATATTCCTGAAGAGCCATCGCCATCACCACTTCATTCTCTTCCAGAAAAGAATAGAAAGAAAGGCAAAGATACTGAGGCAGGTTGTGCTAGTGAAGTGGTGTCCGACCATGATTTTGGTTTCGTGTTAAAGAATACTTTTGATGCAGGTGGTTTTATCGACCAGTACCTTCTGGATTCATCAACTGTGGAGGTGTTGGAAAATATTCCTGCTAATGAGAACATTAGTAGGATGCAGCGAATGCTCCTAAAATCGGCAATCTTATGTCGCGACATGGAGAGGAGCTTTTCCGATTTGGAGAAGTTGAAGGAGAAGCTTGCAGCTAAAGAAAAAGAGATAGCTTTCCTCACTGCCCAAAATATTGAGCTATCCAGTAAAACTATTGAATTGTCTTCTCAAGTGTCAAGGTTAGTAGAGGAGAAAAAGACACTATCTTGTGACCTGAAAGCTTCTGAAAAGAAGGCCTCAGAGTTCAAGAGGAGCTTGGAGATTTCTAGGGACGAAATGGGTATTTTGAAGGATAACTATAAAAAACTTGGTATAGTAGTATTGGAGGGAGTGACTGATGTTGAGAAGAATATCAAGCAGCAAATTCAGTTGTTGGCTCCTAACTTGGATATTTCTAAAGTTGGGGCTTATCGTCATATTGTAAATGGTCAAATTGTTGACCTTCTTAACTAG
- the LOC107611085 gene encoding uncharacterized protein LOC107611085 isoform X1 yields the protein MEEKAESSGAKPHHEIWVKPEELDVDEAGFHLCNEAGHRESNNDIGDLRTTADEGPVGENPREGMCFGTLLEARNYYHRYAAKMGFVPKIRNTNYEKHSKDKIPINQSMHCNKDGHRISQKRAPKRAKTITSVGCKARCYVRLDKSTGLWKVSKLELSHTHPLNPKPSAILENRELCQHTKDLIQRNDEVDRQPNKTFQASTSKCVDMDRKISSLNAIHQSLLTSGTTESAGEHGSSSATPSDVIIKDETPFPVNNQTPSDVIIKDKSPIPVNIQNIPEEPSPSPLHSLPEKNRKKGKDTEAGCASEVVSDHDFGFVLKNTFDAGGFIDQYLLDSSTVEVLENIPANENISRMQRMLLKSAILCRDMERSFSDLEKLKEKLAAKEKEIAFLTAQNIELSSKTIELSSQVSRLVEEKKTLSCDLKASEKKASEFKRSLEISRDEMGILKDNYKKLGIVVLEGVTDVEKNIKQQIQLLAPNLDISKVGAYRHIVNGQIVDLLN from the exons ATGGAAGAAAAGGCAGAAAGCTCCGGAGCCAAACCCCATCATGAGATATGGGTTAAGCCTG AGGAGTTGGACGTCGATGAAGCTGGCTTCCACTTGTGTAACGAGGCTGGTCATAGGGAATCAAACAACGATATAGGAGATCTCAGAACAACCGCTGATGAG GGTCCTGTCGGTGAGAATCCTAGGGAGGGTATGTGCTTTGGCACTCTTCTTGAAGCGCGCAATTATTATCATCGTTATGCTGCAAAGATGGGTTTTGTACCAAAAATAAGGAACACAAATTATGAGAAGCACAGCAAGGATAAGATACCTATAAATCAATCCATGCATTGCAATAAAGATGGCCATCGTATATCTCAGAAAAGGGCACCCAAGAGAGCAAAAACAATCACATCTGTAGGCTGCAAAGCACGTTGTTATGTAAGGTTGGACAAGTCCACAGGTCTATGGAAAGTTTCAAAGTTAGAATTGTCTCATACACACCCGCTTAATCCGAAGCCTTCAGCCATCCTGGAGAATAGAGAGCTCTGCCAGCACACGAAAGATCTGATACAGCGTAATGATGAAGTCGATAGACAACCCAACAAGACCTTTCAGGCATCGACCAGTAAGTGTG TGGATATGGATAGAAAAATTTCTAGTCTCAATGCCATTCATCAGAGTCTTCTTACCAGCGGGACTACTGAATCAGCCGGAGAACATGGATCTTCATCAGCTACTCCTTCAGATGTCATAATTAAAGATGAGACCCCATTCCCGGTTAATAATCAAACTCCTTCCGATGTCATAATTAAAGACAAGTCCCCAATCCCGGTTAATATTCAAAATATTCCTGAAGAGCCATCGCCATCACCACTTCATTCTCTTCCAGAAAAGAATAGAAAGAAAGGCAAAGATACTGAGGCAGGTTGTGCTAGTGAAGTGGTGTCCGACCATGATTTTGGTTTCGTGTTAAAGAATACTTTTGATGCAGGTGGTTTTATCGACCAGTACCTTCTGGATTCATCAACTGTGGAGGTGTTGGAAAATATTCCTGCTAATGAGAACATTAGTAGGATGCAGCGAATGCTCCTAAAATCGGCAATCTTATGTCGCGACATGGAGAGGAGCTTTTCCGATTTGGAGAAGTTGAAGGAGAAGCTTGCAGCTAAAGAAAAAGAGATAGCTTTCCTCACTGCCCAAAATATTGAGCTATCCAGTAAAACTATTGAATTGTCTTCTCAAGTGTCAAGGTTAGTAGAGGAGAAAAAGACACTATCTTGTGACCTGAAAGCTTCTGAAAAGAAGGCCTCAGAGTTCAAGAGGAGCTTGGAGATTTCTAGGGACGAAATGGGTATTTTGAAGGATAACTATAAAAAACTTGGTATAGTAGTATTGGAGGGAGTGACTGATGTTGAGAAGAATATCAAGCAGCAAATTCAGTTGTTGGCTCCTAACTTGGATATTTCTAAAGTTGGGGCTTATCGTCATATTGTAAATGGTCAAATTGTTGACCTTCTTAACTAG
- the LOC107611085 gene encoding uncharacterized protein LOC107611085 isoform X2, producing the protein MQFGRLLSWFECTSNTTNFTTLVPIIVTGFFRQVWSGNTMKGLRWLTFGRNRASGPVGENPREGMCFGTLLEARNYYHRYAAKMGFVPKIRNTNYEKHSKDKIPINQSMHCNKDGHRISQKRAPKRAKTITSVGCKARCYVRLDKSTGLWKVSKLELSHTHPLNPKPSAILENRELCQHTKDLIQRNDEVDRQPNKTFQASTSKCVDMDRKISSLNAIHQSLLTSGTTESAGEHGSSSATPSDVIIKDETPFPVNNQTPSDVIIKDKSPIPVNIQNIPEEPSPSPLHSLPEKNRKKGKDTEAGCASEVVSDHDFGFVLKNTFDAGGFIDQYLLDSSTVEVLENIPANENISRMQRMLLKSAILCRDMERSFSDLEKLKEKLAAKEKEIAFLTAQNIELSSKTIELSSQVSRLVEEKKTLSCDLKASEKKASEFKRSLEISRDEMGILKDNYKKLGIVVLEGVTDVEKNIKQQIQLLAPNLDISKVGAYRHIVNGQIVDLLN; encoded by the exons ATGCAGTTCGGTAGGCTTTTAAGCTGGTTCGAGTGTACGTCCAACACCACCAACTTCACCACATTAGTGCCGATAATTGTCACTGGATTTTTCCGTCAAGTTTGGTCAGGGAATACAATGAAGGGGCTGCGATGGCTCACTTTTGGGAGGAACAGGGCCAGT GGTCCTGTCGGTGAGAATCCTAGGGAGGGTATGTGCTTTGGCACTCTTCTTGAAGCGCGCAATTATTATCATCGTTATGCTGCAAAGATGGGTTTTGTACCAAAAATAAGGAACACAAATTATGAGAAGCACAGCAAGGATAAGATACCTATAAATCAATCCATGCATTGCAATAAAGATGGCCATCGTATATCTCAGAAAAGGGCACCCAAGAGAGCAAAAACAATCACATCTGTAGGCTGCAAAGCACGTTGTTATGTAAGGTTGGACAAGTCCACAGGTCTATGGAAAGTTTCAAAGTTAGAATTGTCTCATACACACCCGCTTAATCCGAAGCCTTCAGCCATCCTGGAGAATAGAGAGCTCTGCCAGCACACGAAAGATCTGATACAGCGTAATGATGAAGTCGATAGACAACCCAACAAGACCTTTCAGGCATCGACCAGTAAGTGTG TGGATATGGATAGAAAAATTTCTAGTCTCAATGCCATTCATCAGAGTCTTCTTACCAGCGGGACTACTGAATCAGCCGGAGAACATGGATCTTCATCAGCTACTCCTTCAGATGTCATAATTAAAGATGAGACCCCATTCCCGGTTAATAATCAAACTCCTTCCGATGTCATAATTAAAGACAAGTCCCCAATCCCGGTTAATATTCAAAATATTCCTGAAGAGCCATCGCCATCACCACTTCATTCTCTTCCAGAAAAGAATAGAAAGAAAGGCAAAGATACTGAGGCAGGTTGTGCTAGTGAAGTGGTGTCCGACCATGATTTTGGTTTCGTGTTAAAGAATACTTTTGATGCAGGTGGTTTTATCGACCAGTACCTTCTGGATTCATCAACTGTGGAGGTGTTGGAAAATATTCCTGCTAATGAGAACATTAGTAGGATGCAGCGAATGCTCCTAAAATCGGCAATCTTATGTCGCGACATGGAGAGGAGCTTTTCCGATTTGGAGAAGTTGAAGGAGAAGCTTGCAGCTAAAGAAAAAGAGATAGCTTTCCTCACTGCCCAAAATATTGAGCTATCCAGTAAAACTATTGAATTGTCTTCTCAAGTGTCAAGGTTAGTAGAGGAGAAAAAGACACTATCTTGTGACCTGAAAGCTTCTGAAAAGAAGGCCTCAGAGTTCAAGAGGAGCTTGGAGATTTCTAGGGACGAAATGGGTATTTTGAAGGATAACTATAAAAAACTTGGTATAGTAGTATTGGAGGGAGTGACTGATGTTGAGAAGAATATCAAGCAGCAAATTCAGTTGTTGGCTCCTAACTTGGATATTTCTAAAGTTGGGGCTTATCGTCATATTGTAAATGGTCAAATTGTTGACCTTCTTAACTAG
- the LOC107611085 gene encoding uncharacterized protein LOC107611085 isoform X4, translating to MDLNTKPLAEELDVDEAGFHLCNEAGHRESNNDIGDLRTTADEGPVGENPREGMCFGTLLEARNYYHRYAAKMGFVPKIRNTNYEKHSKDKIPINQSMHCNKDGHRISQKRAPKRAKTITSVGCKARCYVRLDKSTGLWKVSKLELSHTHPLNPKPSAILENRELCQHTKDLIQRNDEVDRQPNKTFQASTSKCVDMDRKISSLNAIHQSLLTSGTTESAGEHGSSSATPSDVIIKDETPFPVNNQTPSDVIIKDKSPIPVNIQNIPEEPSPSPLHSLPEKNRKKGKDTEAGCASEVVSDHDFGFVLKNTFDAGGFIDQYLLDSSTVEVLENIPANENISRMQRMLLKSAILCRDMERSFSDLEKLKEKLAAKEKEIAFLTAQNIELSSKTIELSSQVSRLVEEKKTLSCDLKASEKKASEFKRSLEISRDEMGILKDNYKKLGIVVLEGVTDVEKNIKQQIQLLAPNLDISKVGAYRHIVNGQIVDLLN from the exons ATGGACCTCAACACAAAACCGTTGGCAGAGGAGTTGGACGTCGATGAAGCTGGCTTCCACTTGTGTAACGAGGCTGGTCATAGGGAATCAAACAACGATATAGGAGATCTCAGAACAACCGCTGATGAG GGTCCTGTCGGTGAGAATCCTAGGGAGGGTATGTGCTTTGGCACTCTTCTTGAAGCGCGCAATTATTATCATCGTTATGCTGCAAAGATGGGTTTTGTACCAAAAATAAGGAACACAAATTATGAGAAGCACAGCAAGGATAAGATACCTATAAATCAATCCATGCATTGCAATAAAGATGGCCATCGTATATCTCAGAAAAGGGCACCCAAGAGAGCAAAAACAATCACATCTGTAGGCTGCAAAGCACGTTGTTATGTAAGGTTGGACAAGTCCACAGGTCTATGGAAAGTTTCAAAGTTAGAATTGTCTCATACACACCCGCTTAATCCGAAGCCTTCAGCCATCCTGGAGAATAGAGAGCTCTGCCAGCACACGAAAGATCTGATACAGCGTAATGATGAAGTCGATAGACAACCCAACAAGACCTTTCAGGCATCGACCAGTAAGTGTG TGGATATGGATAGAAAAATTTCTAGTCTCAATGCCATTCATCAGAGTCTTCTTACCAGCGGGACTACTGAATCAGCCGGAGAACATGGATCTTCATCAGCTACTCCTTCAGATGTCATAATTAAAGATGAGACCCCATTCCCGGTTAATAATCAAACTCCTTCCGATGTCATAATTAAAGACAAGTCCCCAATCCCGGTTAATATTCAAAATATTCCTGAAGAGCCATCGCCATCACCACTTCATTCTCTTCCAGAAAAGAATAGAAAGAAAGGCAAAGATACTGAGGCAGGTTGTGCTAGTGAAGTGGTGTCCGACCATGATTTTGGTTTCGTGTTAAAGAATACTTTTGATGCAGGTGGTTTTATCGACCAGTACCTTCTGGATTCATCAACTGTGGAGGTGTTGGAAAATATTCCTGCTAATGAGAACATTAGTAGGATGCAGCGAATGCTCCTAAAATCGGCAATCTTATGTCGCGACATGGAGAGGAGCTTTTCCGATTTGGAGAAGTTGAAGGAGAAGCTTGCAGCTAAAGAAAAAGAGATAGCTTTCCTCACTGCCCAAAATATTGAGCTATCCAGTAAAACTATTGAATTGTCTTCTCAAGTGTCAAGGTTAGTAGAGGAGAAAAAGACACTATCTTGTGACCTGAAAGCTTCTGAAAAGAAGGCCTCAGAGTTCAAGAGGAGCTTGGAGATTTCTAGGGACGAAATGGGTATTTTGAAGGATAACTATAAAAAACTTGGTATAGTAGTATTGGAGGGAGTGACTGATGTTGAGAAGAATATCAAGCAGCAAATTCAGTTGTTGGCTCCTAACTTGGATATTTCTAAAGTTGGGGCTTATCGTCATATTGTAAATGGTCAAATTGTTGACCTTCTTAACTAG